A stretch of DNA from Halioglobus japonicus:
GTGTTCTTCCTGTAACTGGTCGAGGTCGGCGAGTGCCGCTTCCCGGTCCCAGCTGCCGCCTTCTTCGGCGAGCTTGCGCATGATGGAGCAGACACGGGCGTGGGCGTACTGGATGTAGTACACCGGGTTGTCGTTGCTCTGCGACAGTGCCAGGTCAATATCGAACGTGAGTTGTGAGCTGGGCCCGCGGGCCACCAGGAAATAGCGTGTGGCGTCGCGGCCCACTTCGTCGATCAGGTCGCGCAGGGTGACATAACTGCCGGCCCGTTTGGAAATTTTGACTTCCTCGCCGTCGCGCATCACGGTCACCATCTGGTGCAGTACGTAGTCGGGCCACCCGGCCGGAATGCCCTTGTCCAGGGCCTGCAGGCCGGCGCGCACGCGGGTTACGGTGCTGTGATGGTCGGCGCCCTGTTCATTGATGACCCGTTCGAAACCGCGCTGCCACTTGTTCAGGTGGTAGGCAACGTCCGGCAGGAAGTAGGTATAGCCGCCATCGGTTTTGCGCATCACCCGATCTTTGTCGTCGCCAAAATCCGTTGTGCGTAGCCACAGCGCGCCACCGTCTTCGTAGGTGTGGCCCTGGTCGATAAGGCGGGCGACGGTCTCTTCCACTGCGCCGGATTCGTACAGTGAGGACTCGAGGAAATACAGGTCAAAATTGACGGCGAATGCCTTGAGGTCGAGATCCTGTTCGCGGCGCAAATAAGCCACAGCAAACTGGCGGATTGCTTCCGTATCGGCGGGGTCGGTCGCGCCGGTGACATGTTTGTCGGCCGCATCAACGGTTTCGCCCGCAAGATATGCCTTGGCCACGTCAACAATATAGTCGCCGCGATATCCGTCTTCGGGCCACTCGGGGCTCTCCGGGCTCAGGCCCTGGCAGCGCGCCTGGACCGAGCGGGCCAGGTTGTCGATCTGGGCGCCGGCGTCGTTGTAGTAAAACTCGCTGGCTACGTCCCAGCCCGTGGCGGCCAGTAGTCGGCAAATACTGTCGCCGACTGCTGCGCCGCGGCCGTGACCGACGTGCAGAGGGCCGGTGGGATTGGCGGACACAAATTCCACCTGCACCCTGCGGCCCTCGCCGGTGTTATTGCGGCCAAAGGCCTCGCCCTGTTCGAGCACCTGGCGGACGACCGCGCGGCTGCTGCCCTGGGACAGGAAAAAATTGATAAAGCCGGGCCGGCAATCTCAGTGCGATCGAGAATATCGGAGACAGGCAGAGCCTCACAGATCAGCGTGGCCAGATCCCTGGGCTTCATGCCGGCGGCCTTGGCCAGGGTCAGCGCAATATTACTGGCCAGGTCACCGTGGCTTTTGTCTTTGGTGCGATCAATCTGGATGCGAGGGGTGGTGTCGGCCGGGAGCTGTTGCTGCTCGACCAGTGCCGCCAGCGCCTGTTCAATCAGCTGGGAGATTTGTTCCTTCATTGCGGGGGAGATTACCTGCGTGTATTGGTTCTGGCGCCGCGATTGGCGCAATGGGCGTATTATCGCCGCTCGCGGCGCCGAAGGCCAGACACAGGCGGTCTTAGAACATGTCCTGGGGGTCGATGTCGACCGACCAACTGAGATTGCGGGCCACTTTCTGGCGCTGGGCGATACTGACCAGTAGCCGCGCGGCCCGGTGAACCTGGGCTCGCTCGCCGCCGTGAATCAGCAACTGGGCCCGGAACCGACCGGCCCGGCGCTGCATGGGGGCGGGTAGCGGGCCAATCAGGGCCACGCCGGCGGGCATCTGACGCTGGGCGTTGTGACGCAGTGTCTGCAGGAAGTGTTCGCCCTGGCGGGCGTCGGTGCAGTCGCTGCGCAGCAGGGCGAGGTTGCCCGTCGGTGGCAGGTTGCGCTCTAAGCGCTCCGCCAGCATGGCCAGTGCTTGCTCGTGATAGGTCTGGCTCAGGGTGCCCTGCAGGCACGGATGCTCAGGGTGGTGGGTCTGGATCAGTACCTGGCCACCGGTGTCAGCGCGTCCGGCGCGTCCGGCCACCTGGGTCAGCAGTTGGGCAGCGCGTTCTTCACCGCGAAAATCGCCGCTGAATAACAGCGCATCCATGTCGATGACGCCCACCAGGGAGACCGCGGGGAAATGGTGGCCCTTGGTAAGCATCTGGGTGCCCAGCAATATGCAAGGCTGGCCTTCATTAACCTGATCGACCAGCGCCTGCATGGCCTCCCGGCCCTGCATGGAATCGCTGTCGACGCGATACAGGGCGGTGTCCGGGAATCGTTGCCTTAGAAACTCTTCTGCTTGTTCTGTGCCCACTCCCTGGGTAAGTAATTGCTCACTGCGGCACTGTGGGCAGCTACCCGGCAGTGGCTCGCTGTGACCGCAGTGATGGCAGCGCAGACGGCGCTGGCGGCGATGCAGCGTCAGGCGTGCGTCGCAGTGGTTGCAGTCGGCGATCCAGCCGCAGTCGTGGCACTGCACGGTCGGAGCAAAGCCGCGCCGATTGAGAAACAGAAGGGACTGTTCGCCCCGGGCCAGTGTATCCCCCACGGCCTTGACCAGGGCTTCCGACAGGCCGGCCTGGAGCGGCTGACGGCGTACATCCAGAACGGTGAGTTGGGGGAGCTCGCCGCTACCGGCTCGCTCGGTGAGGCGGTGGTGCTGATAGCGGCCCTGCAGCGCATTGTGCAGGGTCTCCAATGAGGGCGTGGCACTGCCCAACAAGACCTGGCAGCGCTCGAGCTGGCCGCGCTTTACCGCCACATCCCTGGCAGAATAGCGGAAACCGTCCTGCTGCTTGAAAGAGCTGTCGTGTTCCTCGTCGACCACGATCAGGCCGGGATCGACCATGGGGGTCAACACCGCAGAGCGCGTGCCAATGACAATCCGTGCGATACCGGTGCGCGCGGCCTCCCAGGCCCGCTCGCGCTGGACCTCGCCGAGGCCCGAGTGCAATACGGCGATATCGGTATCAAAGCGCTGCTCAAACCGCGCCAGGGTCTGAGGCGTGAGCCCAATTTCCGGAATCAGGACCAGGGCTTGCTTGCCCTGGGCCAGGCAGTGGGCAATCAGCTGCAGATAAACCTCGGTTTTGCCCGACCCGGTGACGCCCTCGAGCAGATGGCAGCTGAACCCCTCTGAGGTTGCTATCAGTGCCTGTAGCGCCTGCGCCTGTTCGTTGTTGAGCGCCAGGCCCGGTCGAGCGCTGGCGTGGCAGTGGGCGGGAGATATCTCGCAGGGTTCTGCTAGCCCTTTGTCCTGCAGGGATTTCAACGCCGGGCGTTTGATGCCTGCGGCGGCCAATTGCTGGCCGCTGGTGGGGCCTTGCTGGCGCAGGGCCGCAAGCGCCTCTGCCTGACGCGGCGAGCGCCCCAGTGCGCCCTCGCCCAGGCCCTTGCCCTGGGTGGTTAATTGCCAGCCGGGAATAGTCAGGCCGCGGTGCGGGTTGCCTTTGCGCAGGCGGGTGGGGAACGCCGCCGCCAGGACTTCGCCGATCGGGTGCTGATAGTAGTCGGCGGCCCACTGGCAGAGTTTCTGGAGGGTCTTCGGTAGCAGTGGTTCCGGATCCAGCAGCTCGCTGGCTTGCTTGAGCTCGAAATCGGTGGATTGAGGATCTGCCATGACTTCCACCAGCACGCCGCAGAGCTCGCGGTGGCCAAAGGGAACGCTGAGCCGTTGCCCCGGGCGCAGCTGCGCCGATTGGCTGCCTGCCGGCGGCAGGTAGTCGAACAGCGCGCGCAGGGGCGTTGGCAGGGCCAGACGCAGTATGGTCACGGTTGGGGGTCGTCCTGGGGTCAAAACGCCAGTGTAACAACCGGTTGCGTGCCCCGCCAAAGGCGACCTCAATGGCGCGAAAACGGCCAATATTGAGTACTTGCTAATCGGGCAGGGTCTGGTAATATGCGCGCCTCTTTTTCTCCAGCAACCGGATGCGGTGCCCGACAGGGATCGGGTGGCGGCATCATTAAGGAGCTATACAATGCAAGCTGAACTACATCCCAAGTACGAAACCGTGACTGCTACCTGCAGCTGCGGTAACAAGATCGAAACTCGCTCTACCCTGTGCCAGGACCTGCACATCGACGTGTGCTCGAAGTGCCACCCGTTCTTCACAGGTAAGCAGAAGATTGTTGATTCCGGCGGCCGTGTAGACCGCTTCAAGAAACGTTTTGGCAGCCGCGGCACCAAGAAAAGTTAAGCGTCAAAACGTGCTGCGCTTCGTCGCAGAGCAGAAAAAGCGCCGACCCACCGCGAGTCTGGCGCTTTTTTTATGTCTGGCCGTCAGTGCTTGCGATGGCGCCGGGAGCCCCGCAGGCAGCGCCTCGACAGCGGTCGCGCAGTGCGCCGCAGATCCCGCGACCCTGCGCAAAGCCGCGGTAGAACATGTCTACGATGGCGACACGCTACGGTTGCGCGGTGGTGAGCGTGTTCGGCTGGTGGGGGTGAACACACCTGAGCGGGGTCGAGATGGCGCTGCCGATGAGCCATTCGCTGAAGAAGCCCGGCGTACCTTGCAGGACCTGACCCGTAGTGGCGAGGTTTGGTTGGCCGATGCTGCCCAAGCACGGGACCGCCATGGGCGGCTGCTCGCCTATACCTTCGATGCCCAGGGCAATAGCCTGTCGGCCCAGTTGCTTGCCCAGGGCATGGGCTTTCACGTTGCCATCGCTCCCAATACTGCCTACGCCGATTGTCTGGCAGTTGCGGAGTCAGGGGCGCGCGCTGCCCGGCGGGGTGTGTGGGGTGAGCCTTTCTATGCGCCGGTGCGCATGGCCGATCTCGGCCCTGGCGACGGTGGATTCAAGCGGGTCCGCGATGTGGTGACCCGGGTGTCCTTCAAGGATAACGGCTGGTGGGTGCAGCTGGGGGGCAAGTTGGGGGTCAAGATAGCTGAACCGAACCAGGCGGCGTTTAAGCGGTCTGAGCTGAGGCGTCTGGAGGGTCGGGAAGTCGAAGTGCGCGGCTGGCTGGTGCCCAGAGACGGTGGTTGGTGGATGCTCACCCTCGGTCATCCCGAGATGCTGGAAATGAATCCTTCGTAGCGTAAATTATCACCTTGTGGCAGTAGCCGCTTTTCATTATTCTCTCACTCCTTTTTTTCGGGGATACTCCATGTCAGAAGAGCTGATGCAAGATGCGTTGGATTACCATGCGCTGCCAACGCCGGGCAAAATCAGTGTGGAATTGACCACCCCCGCCGAAACCCAGCGAGACCTCTCACTTGCGTATTCACCCGGTGTCGCTGAGCCCTGCCGTGAAATCGCCGCCGATGTCGAGAACGCCTATCGCTATACCGGCAAGGGCAATCTTGTGGCGGTGATCAGCAACGGTACCGCTGTATTGGGCCTGGGCAATCTGGGCGCACTGGCCAGCAAGCCGGTGATGGAAGGCAAGGCGCTGCTGTTCAAACGTTTTGCGGGCATTAACTCCATCGATATTGAAGTTGAAACCGAAGATGCGGGCGAATTTATCGATACGGTTGCCCGTATTGCCACGACCTTTGGCGGCATTAACCTGGAAGACATCAAGGCACCCGAGTGTTTTGAGATTGAGTCTGCGCTGATTGAGCGCTGCGATATTCCGGTATTTCACGATGATCAGCACGGTACCGCGATTGTGACCGCGGCCGGGCTCGTGAGCGCGCTGGAAATTCAAGGCAAGCGGATTGAAGACGCCGTAGTAACCTGCCTCGGTGCCGGTGCCGCAGCGATTGCCTGCATGCGCTTGCTGATCAGCCTCGGTGCGCGCCGGGAAAACATTTATATGCTGGACCGCCGCGGTGTGATTTATGAAGGCCGCGAAGGGGTGAACACCTACAAGCAGGAGTTCGCCAATCGCACCGACAAGCGCAGCCTGTCAGATGCCATCAGTGGTGCAGACGTCTTTATCGGCCTGTCCGGAGCTGATCTGCTCAGCCCGGAAATGCTGCTGTCCATGGCGGACCGCCCGGTGGTCTTTGCCTGTTCCAACCCCGACCCGGAGATTAAGCCGGAGCTGGCACTGGCGACCCGGGATGATCTGATTATTGCCACCGGCCGGTCGGACTACCCTAACCAGGTCAACAATGTGCTGGGCTTCCCCTTTATTTTCCGCGGCGCGTTGGATGTGCGTGCCAGCGCCATTAATGAAGAGATGAAGGTGGCAGCGGTACAGGCGCTGTGCGACCTTGCCAGGGAACCGGTTGAGCAGGCTGTGCTCGATGCCTGTGGCGTGGAATCACTGGCGTTCGGGCCTGAGTACATCATACCCAAGCCCATGGACAGTCGTTTGCTGGGGCGCCTTGCGCCGGCGGTGGCGCGGGCAGCGATTGAGTCGGGCGTGGCCCGGGTGGCGCTGCCGGAGGACTACGCGCCCACGCTCTGATCCAGGTTCGGGGTCAGAAAATATCCTGTACCAGATCGTCCGTGCCCTGACTCCCGGGGCTCAGGCTGTCGCCGTCCTTGCCGCTGCTGGCAGGGACATGCTCCTGACGGAAGTACTCAAAGATTGCTTTGGGGTTTCGCGACCCTGCCAGCAGGCCCGTTTCCGGGTCGATTTTCACGTTGACGATACCCGGCGGTAGTCGGCGCTCCCGGTCTTCACTGTTTGCTAGCGCCAGGCGCATGTAATCAATCCAGATGGGCAGCGCGGCGGTACCGCCAAATTCGCGGCGTCCGAGGGGGGTGTAGTTGTCGAAACCTACCCATGTCGTCGTGGCCACATCCTGGTTGTAGCCTGAGAACCAGGCGTCCATGGGGCCATTGGTTGTGCCGGTCTTACCGGCGATGTCGCCCCGTTTCAGCACCAGGGCCCTGCGGCCGGTGCCCCGGGTAATCACGTCCTCGAGAATGCTGTTGAGGATGAAATTGACCCTCTCTTCCATCACCCGCGGGGCGATCGGCGCCCGGTCAGCCGGCGCGGATTCCTGTGCCAGGATTTGCTCCATGCTCAGTTCCTCCAAGGATGCTTCCGTTGATTCAGGCTGGTCGCAGTCCCGGCACACCGTCAACGGCTGTGCCTTGAAGACGGTTTCGCCGTGGAAATCATCGATGCGATCAATCAGGAAGGGTTCTACCTGATAACCGCCATTGGCAAGCATGGCATAGCCAGTGGCCACCTCCAGCGGGCTCATGGCGTGGGTGCCCAGCGCCAGCGACAGGTCGGGGGAAAAATCGGAGGTCTCGAACCCGTAGCGATCGACCGCCGCAATCAGCTCGCGCACGCCCAGTTGTTGCAGCAGGCGAATCGACACCAGATTGCGGGATTTGGTCAGGGCCCAGCGCAAGCGGGTCGGTCCGTGAAAAACGCCGCCATCGTTTTCCGGGCGCCAGATATCTTCCAGTGAGCTGTCTTCCAGAACCACCGGTGCGTCGTTGATGATGCTGGCAGCGGTAAAGCCTGCTTCCATTGCGGCACCGTAGAGGAAGGGCTTGAAGTTGGAGCCTGGCTGACGCTGGGCCTGGGTGGCACGGTTGAATTTGCTCAGCTCAAAGCCCATACCGCCAACAATACTCAGGATGGCGCCGTTATCTGGTGCCAGGGCGACGAGCGCAGCCTGGGCGGCGGGCACCTGTGTCAGTTGCCAGGGTGGCTGGAGTGGTGCTGGGGGTGTGTCTGTGTCGCCGGCTTCAGGGTCTGCTTCCTCTGTCGGCGGCTCGGGCAATTCGCCTTCTACCACTCGAATCAGGTCGCCGGGGGTAAACAGTTCGGCGGGATTCTCGGGTTTGGAGCCGCGCCGATCTTCGGTGAGATAGGGGCGCGCGTCTGACATGCCGTTTTCCCAGAACAGCTCGCCCAGGGAGCCATCCCGGAATAGCAGGCTCACTTTGTCATCGAGGACCTCGGTGATAATGGCCGGTGTCTGCCAGGCGATGACAGGGATATCTGCCAGCGCATTGAGCCAGTATT
This window harbors:
- a CDS encoding primosomal protein N', which gives rise to MTILRLALPTPLRALFDYLPPAGSQSAQLRPGQRLSVPFGHRELCGVLVEVMADPQSTDFELKQASELLDPEPLLPKTLQKLCQWAADYYQHPIGEVLAAAFPTRLRKGNPHRGLTIPGWQLTTQGKGLGEGALGRSPRQAEALAALRQQGPTSGQQLAAAGIKRPALKSLQDKGLAEPCEISPAHCHASARPGLALNNEQAQALQALIATSEGFSCHLLEGVTGSGKTEVYLQLIAHCLAQGKQALVLIPEIGLTPQTLARFEQRFDTDIAVLHSGLGEVQRERAWEAARTGIARIVIGTRSAVLTPMVDPGLIVVDEEHDSSFKQQDGFRYSARDVAVKRGQLERCQVLLGSATPSLETLHNALQGRYQHHRLTERAGSGELPQLTVLDVRRQPLQAGLSEALVKAVGDTLARGEQSLLFLNRRGFAPTVQCHDCGWIADCNHCDARLTLHRRQRRLRCHHCGHSEPLPGSCPQCRSEQLLTQGVGTEQAEEFLRQRFPDTALYRVDSDSMQGREAMQALVDQVNEGQPCILLGTQMLTKGHHFPAVSLVGVIDMDALLFSGDFRGEERAAQLLTQVAGRAGRADTGGQVLIQTHHPEHPCLQGTLSQTYHEQALAMLAERLERNLPPTGNLALLRSDCTDARQGEHFLQTLRHNAQRQMPAGVALIGPLPAPMQRRAGRFRAQLLIHGGERAQVHRAARLLVSIAQRQKVARNLSWSVDIDPQDMF
- the rpmE gene encoding 50S ribosomal protein L31 — encoded protein: MQAELHPKYETVTATCSCGNKIETRSTLCQDLHIDVCSKCHPFFTGKQKIVDSGGRVDRFKKRFGSRGTKKS
- a CDS encoding thermonuclease family protein, translated to MLRFVAEQKKRRPTASLALFLCLAVSACDGAGSPAGSASTAVAQCAADPATLRKAAVEHVYDGDTLRLRGGERVRLVGVNTPERGRDGAADEPFAEEARRTLQDLTRSGEVWLADAAQARDRHGRLLAYTFDAQGNSLSAQLLAQGMGFHVAIAPNTAYADCLAVAESGARAARRGVWGEPFYAPVRMADLGPGDGGFKRVRDVVTRVSFKDNGWWVQLGGKLGVKIAEPNQAAFKRSELRRLEGREVEVRGWLVPRDGGWWMLTLGHPEMLEMNPS
- a CDS encoding malic enzyme-like NAD(P)-binding protein, with amino-acid sequence MSEELMQDALDYHALPTPGKISVELTTPAETQRDLSLAYSPGVAEPCREIAADVENAYRYTGKGNLVAVISNGTAVLGLGNLGALASKPVMEGKALLFKRFAGINSIDIEVETEDAGEFIDTVARIATTFGGINLEDIKAPECFEIESALIERCDIPVFHDDQHGTAIVTAAGLVSALEIQGKRIEDAVVTCLGAGAAAIACMRLLISLGARRENIYMLDRRGVIYEGREGVNTYKQEFANRTDKRSLSDAISGADVFIGLSGADLLSPEMLLSMADRPVVFACSNPDPEIKPELALATRDDLIIATGRSDYPNQVNNVLGFPFIFRGALDVRASAINEEMKVAAVQALCDLAREPVEQAVLDACGVESLAFGPEYIIPKPMDSRLLGRLAPAVARAAIESGVARVALPEDYAPTL
- a CDS encoding penicillin-binding protein 1A — translated: MSFLHFLLRMTLLGAFGGLWGLAGIYLYLSPNLPDVETLRDVKLQTPMRVYTREGDLIGQFGEQKRSPLPFDDIPDQFVKALLAAEDDNFFRHQGIDLMGLGRAVSELVLTGQKGSGGSTLTMQVARNYFLSLERTFMRKFNEILLAIEIERALNKEEIFELYFNRVFLGHRAYGFEAASRVYYGKGIDELSLAQHAMLAGIPKAPSRNNPVSGPTAGKERRDWILGRMLTLGYIDQSQFDTASSEIDSATLHGAQLSFTAHYAAEMARQEMLDRYGMDAYNDGYHVYTTISSELQQTARSALINGLVTYDERHGYRGPEQRFPLPKEAEVDATEYWLNALADIPVIAWQTPAIITEVLDDKVSLLFRDGSLGELFWENGMSDARPYLTEDRRGSKPENPAELFTPGDLIRVVEGELPEPPTEEADPEAGDTDTPPAPLQPPWQLTQVPAAQAALVALAPDNGAILSIVGGMGFELSKFNRATQAQRQPGSNFKPFLYGAAMEAGFTAASIINDAPVVLEDSSLEDIWRPENDGGVFHGPTRLRWALTKSRNLVSIRLLQQLGVRELIAAVDRYGFETSDFSPDLSLALGTHAMSPLEVATGYAMLANGGYQVEPFLIDRIDDFHGETVFKAQPLTVCRDCDQPESTEASLEELSMEQILAQESAPADRAPIAPRVMEERVNFILNSILEDVITRGTGRRALVLKRGDIAGKTGTTNGPMDAWFSGYNQDVATTTWVGFDNYTPLGRREFGGTAALPIWIDYMRLALANSEDRERRLPPGIVNVKIDPETGLLAGSRNPKAIFEYFRQEHVPASSGKDGDSLSPGSQGTDDLVQDIF